The Leguminivora glycinivorella isolate SPB_JAAS2020 chromosome 4, LegGlyc_1.1, whole genome shotgun sequence genome segment TGCGAATTCTTCACTAAAAAATGATTCAATTCGATGAGAATTTTGTGAAATTACAATGCTAAAGCGGTGTGTTCGGTTATTATGTTATAAaggtaaattttaaatacataaaggTTATGATTGTATTGTTTTGATCAATTGGTTGAAAATTTAGAcatatggcccctgtacacacatggccaacggttccaccagccctttgtgaaaccccttggccaagataagagccgctgtttacacattggcgaaccaatcacttggcattggctcttcatgaaagatggacgtgtaatgaaaaaatctaggaaattcttggtcatagacgttgtcagaaaaaaaatattaaaaaataataaccccgtagtaaaattaaattatttgcaatattaacaattttttgaatattctgataagaacatttatcttttttaggaaatacattaaacatttgcaaggttattttatttcctaaaatctacactattattggcatagataaacttattattttcgtaaatatatcactactgtcctctctgacggttgacgaccaactgaatgaagcgccaacgtgtaaacgcagttggccattggcgccaagatcctttgatgtgtggacaaaaaaccgacacgaatcggttggccggcaagcgcaagcgccaactgcaaacttacggccaagtagccctctacacacatggccaagggggttggtggaactgttggccatgtgtgtacagcggccaataGACAAAACTGTCTGTTCTGTGGGGTCATTGGAAAGAAACCATGACGGGCTAAAGGCGGGCAAATTAGGCGGGAAACGAGCCTGGGTAGTAGCGTCTGGTGAAGTGATACATTTGTTTGTTATATTTTATAGCTCAAGTTCAAAGACGCTGCTACAAAATGAGTACCGCTAATACAAAACCGTTCACGGTGTTCGTGGAAGGTAATATTGGTAGTGGCAAAACGACATTTCTGGAACATTTTCGCCAGTTTGAAGACATAACGCTTTTGACCGAGCCAGTGGAGGAATGGCGCAATCTCCGAGGATGGAATCTATTGGTAAGTggttttcacatttattaaATGCAACAGTTAGTATCTAACCTAATAAATGAATGTAAGCGTAGTAACATTCGACCTGATGACCTCGATCTACCTTACACGAACAAAAATGAGGTCataaaaaatgtacctaaaaTACCTAAAGCATTACTTCCCACgtgattattattgtttatattgTGTGTGTAGTAGCCAAGGAATAGTAAAAAGATCCCTTAGGTATTTTCAGGGGCAGCAGTGAAACACGTATTTAGCTCAAACAAATGTATTTCGGAATTGACAATGTGAATATTAAATTACCATCTAGTAGGCGCAAGTAAACTTAGTTCTACCTTCTACCCCCTATTACACATAACAGTTTAGAATAGTGGTGGGCAAACTTTAAATTGGGGaccaaaattcaaaaataccaAAATATGAATGAATTTTAGAGACTggccagatttacaccaaaagttaatcacacactattttgaagGACCCAATGGATCAGTTTAAGAAGTCACTAACTACTATTTAAGAAGATTAAACtaactttataattattattatttcaagGATCTCATGTACAAAGACCCCACAAAATGGGCTATGGCTTTCCAAGCCTATGTGTCTCTGACCATGTTGGACATGCACCGGAGGCCCACAGCAACCCCAGTGAAGCTAATGGAACGGTCACTATACAGTGCAAGGTACTGCTTCGTAGAGCACATGCACAGAAGTGGAACTCTACACCCGGCCCAGTTCTCGGTCCTGGATGAGTGGTTCCGGTTTATTCATACTGAGATCCCTATTCAAGCTGATCTTATTGGTAAGTGGTTAATATGCTCATTTTCAACATTATATCTAAAGGATTTCATTACATTAATTTTTTAACATTAAATAATGTCTGAGATCAGATTTAGCTTTTATTTACAAGAAAGTATAATAGTTTCATGGGTAAATGTTGCATATTGCTGCATGGAAGACTAGTTACTACCACACAAATGCTGGTTTCAATAAACCAGTAGATAGTAGATATTAAACCTACGCCTTTGCCAAAGGCAACCTAGACAAAACGTATGCGGAGAAAGGCTAGCAGTAATCAATAATATTTTACCCCATCTTTTTATGTATaccttttttcatgaaataatgagcacagatatttgttcctgggtcatggatgttttctatgtatatgggtatgtatttatctataagtattatgtatatcgttcacttagcacccatagtacaagctttgcttagtttggggctaagttgatccgtgtaaggtgtccccaatatttatttatttattatttatgtaatgtATCAATTAATCagattttctacatttttaagGGTTTTAAAGTTCCATTCCTTTTCCTCTAGCATTATTATCTACATTACTAATTCCTCTAAAATAATTTTCCAGTCTACCTCAGAACAAACCCAGTGATTGCCCACGAGAGGATAAAGAAGCGAGCTCGCTCCGAGGAGCAGTGTGTCCCGCTGTCATATTTAGAAGAGCTGCACACGTTGCATGAAGACTGGCTGGTCAACAGGACTCATGCTGAGTGCCCTGCCCCAGTAagtataataaacatttttatttaaatcatcATAATTTTGCCTTTCATCAGAATCTAAAGGCAAGGCACATGGAGCAGCTATACATGATCATAAGTttgcctttgtacaccataactatactgtatttctatttcctaacttgtcttatgtacaataaagtgtttacatacatacatactagggatgtaccgactagtcgggaaagccgactatccggccacatttgtagtcggcgactagtcggcaaaacagGCTGATTGGTCGGCACTTTATAAGtcatagaaaaacagtacaaaaataaattaacaattgaTATAATTGTATCATGTACCGTTTCGTTATACCTTTGTTAGTcaaaagaacaaatatctgtgatcatcacaaaaataaatatcctaCCTAGGACTACCGagtttcataggcaggatcactaccttacccactaagccaaaccggttgttaaaaatggaaaatgtaattctcatagacctttgaaaaattgaacctgtaaaaaaatggaaagcgcaaacgaaggaccaaaaatgtaATTCATAAATTCTGATGAATTTaatcgaaaattatgttctgcccgactagccgactagtcggccgactaatcggccacccaagcgccgactagtcggtagtcggcctagtcggccgaATCAaaagtcggtacatccctaatacaTACATAACTTAGATCTATTGTTCATTACAATTAAGGTTCGTGCACTGGTCGACTTAAACACTTTTTTTGGAATATGACtatgaactttttttttttttactttaatactatctttatttacaagaaaatatttacataagaaactaagactaaacttaaatgctagctaatgtctaaaataggcccttgaggcattgtaccaagtttataatttattttcataaatgtgaatgttaaataataataatgtgtttagtaaaacatcccactttgaCAGTTACCTTAACATCGTTGAATAAATgcggtaaataaatattgggggtcTTTAGATCCTAGCCCCAAACTTACAAAGTATGGTTATATTACGAGTTACGTTaattgaaaacatccatgacaacaaatatttgtgctcatcacacaaataaatggtgTTAaagaccgcggctcagcaggatctttatatgaatatacTGACAAAGGGCTTAGCAATTGACatagtgggacgttttactaaacacactcacaaatgtaTGCACGACCCATATAAGTACAGTAACAGCCTGAGTCAATAAAACCTACCATGCAAAATATGCATtgcaattatgattttttctacgTTTGATTTTAGGTATTGTTATCTGCAATTTTCTCAGTCAGACTTACaacataaataacataatataatatgtatgacATAacgtaatataatatataatagtgttgtatgcatatttttaacccccgacgcaaacacgacggggtgttataagtttgacgtgtgtgtctgtctgtctgtctatctgtctgtctgtctgtctgtctgtcggtctgtctgtctgtctgtctgtgtgtgtgtctgtctgtggcactgtagctcccgaacgggtgaactgatttcgatttattttttttgtttgaaagctgagttagtcgggagtgttcttagccatgtttcatgaaaatcggtccactaggtcgcggtcgggggttttttcaaaattttaattttgtggttaggtttttaGTTAGTTAACAAGTCTATACAGGTTGGAGTCTGATGGGCTGTTATcagtaataaatattttgtagtGTATTCTGAATCATAACATTTCCAGTGAGTCTatggcccacttgcaccaaccacttaactcagggttagtgggctgtcatctgtcaaattccatataaaacggtgggttaaccctccattttctttggtgcaagtggccctaatagGTTCAATTACATTCGCGAACAgatgtattaatattttttaaattttatatttccACATAAAGCCGTGTTTCTTAAAGTGGGGTCCAAAGACGTGATTATGGCGTGTATCAGGGGTCTGCAGTGGGTCACTTATTGTAAAGATATTTACTATTAATTACTACCCAACTGAACCACTACCCACAAGTTTGTGGCATTTTAACAAAATTTCACTAAGAATTGCCCTTAACTCTTCCAGGTCCTGGTCATAGATGCAGACTTGGACTTATCTCAAATAACTGAAGAATACAAGAAATCCGAGCACCAAATCCTGAGGAAGGCCGTGGACGTAGTGATGCGGTCTCCCAACAAGCTCAGCCCTAAGAAGCCCATCACCAGCTCGCCTATCAAGATTGTTCCACAAATTAGACTGTAACATAGACCTAACCTTTCTAAGGttgctttaattttttaaatttagattttaattgtGTGATCTTGATTTTACCTGAGTTGTTtggtaaaaaatagtttaatctGTCTATTTAATTTGCTGACTCCACATTGACCAAGCAGCCTTGAAAGGCATTGCCCACTATTTTGAACTACTGACTGAGGGCAGTCATCTTGCTGAGCGAATTGAACCGGGTGAGGCAAACGTGCACTCacgcatgcgcggatccagggggggtcatgaccccccccccctggagcctaggttggccatacaaatagaccacgtgaccccccctggggcctgggcctttaccacgtgacccccccaccctgggcacgaagctggatccgcgcttgcgcTCACGAGCACAGACGTTTTCCGCCCGAGGCTGCTTGGTCAACTCAGTGTGGACCTAGCTATTAAGTCACCAAGTGTATAATTTCAATTTTCACATGCTTAGTAaaattgtgttttatatcttttAAGTTTGCAACATTCAGGCTTCTGTAAGCagtgtaattaaaagaaatatatGCTTAAGcatataaatgatataacaggtagtaatattatatttcttgCATTGACATTGGATAAAACTGCTAAAGTTGTCTAAGCTGTGATGTTGAGGTGACATTTCTCACAGGTATTACCAATTAAATATTGCCTTACTTATGATtgaataaacttaaaaataaacttggaTTACCTGCCTAGTGTGACCTCCAGCTCTTAGTATTATTGCTTATTAGATTATAAGTTATATGTTTGAGTAACATTATGACTATGTACATTGACTGTACATACTATTGATTGATATGTAAGGTATAAATTCCTTAATTTAACATATTGCATTTAATATGTCCATTTAACTTTGTCTTTAATggctgtaaaaataaatataagtactttATGACTGAAGCAAATATGTGCATTTGCAGAGAAATTTGTTTGTAGGATTTTTAAAGAATCACAAATAGCATAATTGAGTTTTGTCAAATATGCAGagtttatatttatgtaatttataaacaaataaatttctACTGATCATTTAACTAGTATGATTTACTTCATGGATAATCTTACAGCAACAGTTGTAATGAAATGCCTGAATATTCTATAGTATTTGGGTAACTAGATTATGTTTACTTACCCCCTAGTACCTACTCTCCCAAAGGCTAAGCTGAGCTTAGACTCTTGAGGCGTTTAAAGGCAAATAAAACAACGAAATAAATATTCTCGAGTCGAAAGAGTTGCGAAGTTCTACTTACTATTTCTAGGGGACGActaggtattttttattatctttgaaaaaaaaaaatagctgcGCCTTTCTAAAACTTGTTTCGTCGGCTATAAACAACTTttgaacaaaatactaactaagCTCTATGTATACATTGCGTTAACACTATAACTAAAAGGTTTTGAACAATAACTGATTATAGAATATTCACTATCCAAAGTGATTCAATGCAAATTTATCATAATATcacaatatataatagtacaagtacagaaggcccactgctttgatgctcacgaaatgcctacaaaattctaacaaagaagcGAGCCGCACGTGttcagcgtcggacgatagggttgcctaatACATACGATTAAAACGAATGAAtgctcagataaaatgttatactattatattccagtcgTGGGTACTTTCTAGTTATATACAcagtatttaactatttatatatttttgtttaagtcccaacatcacaagccttattgaacttttccgtgggacttaatctatagtaaatctgtgtaagattgtcctattttattcatgatgtctatttaactaagcattattagtcagtcacacgcggacatcggatataaaccttataaaaaaacttgcgacgtaaagtaacaatagaaagtgcgaacgtgcgttccgtgagaacgcgcgccacccctgattaggccgcgaac includes the following:
- the LOC125225357 gene encoding deoxynucleoside kinase-like; this encodes MLKRCVRLLCYKAQVQRRCYKMSTANTKPFTVFVEGNIGSGKTTFLEHFRQFEDITLLTEPVEEWRNLRGWNLLDLMYKDPTKWAMAFQAYVSLTMLDMHRRPTATPVKLMERSLYSARYCFVEHMHRSGTLHPAQFSVLDEWFRFIHTEIPIQADLIVYLRTNPVIAHERIKKRARSEEQCVPLSYLEELHTLHEDWLVNRTHAECPAPVLVIDADLDLSQITEEYKKSEHQILRKAVDVVMRSPNKLSPKKPITSSPIKIVPQIRL